CCGCCGGCTACGCGGCTTCCTTGCCGAAGCGACGAAGCTGGAAGGCAAGCCGGACAAGAAGGTCGCGGCGCTGGTGAAGACGATCAAAGAGCTGCAGGCGCAAGACTGCGACCCGATTGTGTTCTGCCGGTTCATCGATACCGCCGAGTATGTCGCCGAGCAACTGACTGCCGCCCTGGGGAAGAACGCGACGGTGCGTGCCGTGACCGGCACCCTGCCGCCCGCCGAGCGCGTGGCGCGGATTGAGGAACTCGCGACCACACCGGGGCGGCACGTGCTGGTGGCCACCGACTGCCTTTCCGAGGGCGTGAACCTCCAAGAGAGCTTCCAGGCCGTGGTGCATTACGACCTCGCCTGGAACCCGACGCGCCACGAACAACGCGAGGGCCGAGTAGACCGCTTCGGCCAGCAGGCCGACGTGGTGCGGGCGGTCACCATGTATGGGCGCGACAACCAGATCGATGGCATCGTGCTGGAGGTCCTGCTGCGCAAACACGAAGCCATCCGTAAAGCCACCGGGGTCTCGGTGCCTGTCCCCGACAACAGCGAGGCCGTGGTCGAAGCCCTGATGGAAGGGCTGCTGTTGCGCGGGCAGGACGCCGAACAGCTCAGCCTCGACCTCGGTGTGCAGGAAAAACAGTCCCACCTCTACAACCAATGGGATTCGGCCGCCGAACGCGAACGCATCGCGCAAACCAAATACGCCCAGCATGGGATCAAGCCGGAGGAAGTCGCCGCCGAACTGCGTGCGGCGCGAGAAGCATTGGGCACCAACGCCGAGGTCGCACTGTTCGTGGAGGAGGCGCTGCGGTCCCTGCGGTCCACGGTAACGGCTGCCGACTCGGGATTCACGGCAACCCTTGGCCCGCTGCCCCTGGGCTTGCGCGACGCGCTGCCGCCCCGCCGCAACGATCCGCTGCACCTGGCGGAGGATCTTCCGGTGCCGCGCGGAGACGCGGTGCTCACCCGCACCGACGCGACGGTGGAGGCCGTCGCGCAGTATGTCCTCGAATCCGCCCTCGACCCGAACCTGCCCGCCGAACAACGCCCGGCCCGGCGCTGCGCCGTCGTCCGCACCGACGAGGTATCCACCCGCACCACGCTGCTTGTGGTGCGCTACCGCTTCCATCTGGAACTGCCGTCACGCTCAGGCGCCAAGCAACTGGTCGCCGAGGATGTGGCCACGCTGGCGTTCGAGGGAGCACCCGCCCAGGCCCGTTGGCTCGCACCGGAACTGGTGAAGCCGCTGCTGCAGGCGAAACCCTCCGGGAACGTGCCCGGACCGCAAGCAACACAGTTCCTCAGCCGCAGCCTTGACGGTCTGCCCGACATCGTCGATCACCTCGAACAGCACGGCCAGCAGCTGGCCGACCGGCTGCTGGATGCGCACCGCCGGGTACGGCAAGCCTCGGCCGAGATCGTCCGCGGCCTCAAAGTACGGGTAGAGCCGGGGGCGGATGTGCTGGGAGTGTTCGTGTTCGTCCCACCCGCAGGAGGCAGCAAGTGAACCGAGGCACTACCACCACGACGTTCATCGGTGTCCGAATCGAGGGCGGGCTGTTGCCGGCGGACCTGCTCGCCAAGCTTGTCACCGGAACCGACCTACCCGGATTGTCTTCCAAGGACTTTCACCTCGCGGCCGGTGAATCGGTGCGCGATGCCGCCAACCGGGTATGGGCCTACCTGCGGGGCGCCTGGACCGGGTACCGCGACGCTCTCGCCGGTTTACCCGATACCGACGCCGCGACATCGCTAACCCGGGAACGGTTCACCCTGGTGCTGCTGGACCAGCTCGGCTACGGCCGGGTGCCTACCACCGGTAAGGGCGGAATCACCCTCGGTCAGCACAGCTTCCCGGTGTCGCACCACTGGGGCGCGGTACCGATCCACCTTCTCGGCCGGATCCCCCTGGACACCCGCAGCAAGGGCGTGGCAGGAGCGGCGGGCGCGTCACCCCAGTCGATGGTGCAGGAGCTACTCAACCGTTCCAACGAGAACCTCTGGGCGATTCTGGCGAACGGGTCCACGCTGCGGCTGCTGCGGGATTCCACCTCGCTGGTCGGGTCGGCCTACGTGGAGTTCGACCTGGAGGCGATCTTCGACGGCGACCTTTTCGCCGATTTTGTGCTGCTGTACACGCTGTGCCATGTGTCTCGGGTCGAGGTGCGCGACCCCGAGATCGGGCCGGCCTCGTGCTGGCTGGAAGAGTGGCGCCAGGGTGCGGTCGAATCCGGTTCCCGTGCCCTGAATCTGTTGTGCGACGGCGTGGTTGACGCGTTGCAGACCCTGGGGGCGGGTTTCCTCACCCATCCCGACAACGGGCAGCTGCGACAGAACCTGGCCGACGGGATTGTGTCGGTGCACGACGTGCACCATGCGTTACTGCGGGTGGTCTACCGGCTGCTGTTCACTTTTGTCGCTGAGGACCGCGGCGCGCTGCTCGATCCGGCCGCCGATCCGCAAGCCCGGCAACGCTACCTGGACTACTTTTCCACCGGGCGGCTACGGCGAACGGCGCGTCGCCGCCGCGGCGGCCGCTACGGCGACAAATGGCAAGCGCTGACCCTGGTGTGGCGCGGACTTGGTGACGAGAATGGTCTGCCGGAGCTCGGCCTGCCGGGGATCGGCGGCCTGTTCGAGGCCGGCGAGCTGGACTTCCTCACCGACTGTGCAGTGAGCAACGAGGCGCTGCAATCCGCGGTGCGTTCACTCTCCCTGGTGCGTGAACCGAAATCCCAGGTGCTGCGGGTGGTGGATTACCGCAACCTGGGCGCCGAGGAACTCGGCAGCATCTACGAGGCCCTGTTGGAATTCGTGCCGCGCTGGGATCCGGCCACGAAGGTCTACGATCTGTCGGTCGCATCCGGCAACCAGCGCAAGGACACCGGTTCGTACTACACCCCGACCTCGTTGGTGGAGTCCCTGCTCGATACCACCCTGGACCCGGTGCTCGACGATGCCCAGAAGTCCAGCGACCCCGAAGCGGCGCTGTTGCGGGTCACCGTGTGCGACCCGGCCTGTGGCAGTGGACACTTTCTGGTCGGGGCCGCCCGCCGGATCGCCAAGCGGATCGCCGGGATCCGCACCGGCGACCCCGAGCCGGCACCGGAGGCGGTGCGCGCGGCGATGCGGGATGTAACGGCCCGCTGCATCTACGGTGTCGACGTGAACCCATTGGCCGCCGAGCTGGCCAAGGTGTCGCTGTGGATGGAAGCACTCGACCCCGGGCGCCCGCTCACCTTTCTGGATGCCCAGATCAAGGTCGGCAATGCGTTGGTGGGTGTCACACCGAAACTGCTTGCGGACGGCCTGCCCAACGACGCGTTCAAACCAATCGAGGGTGACGACAGAAGCATCGCCGCAGTTCTCATTAGGCAGAACCGTGCAGAGCGTAGCGCCCAGGGCAGTCTGTTCGACGTCGATATGGTGGCGGCCAACGCGAAGCTGGGACAACAGGTGCACAGGGTGGTCGAGTTACCGGCGTTGTCGCTGGCCGATGTGCATGTGCAGCAGCGGCGTCTGCGCGCCTACGCCGATTCGGCGGACTATCGGCGGCACCGACTTGCCGCCGACGCCTGGTGTGCAGCGTTTGTCTGGCCCAAGCAGGCAGGTGCGCCGACCGCGATTACTCACCGCTGCATCGGCGCGCTTGCAGATGGCGAGAACCGGCTGAGCAACGAAACGCGGGCAGAGGTCGATCGGCTGGCGGCCGAGTACCGGTTCTTCCACTGGCACTTGGAGTTTCCGCACATCTTTCCGACTGCGGCCGAAGGCGTCGACACCGTTAACCCGGCGACGGGTTGGGCGGGTGGTTTTTCGGTGGTGCTCGGAAACCCGCCCTGGGAACGGGTGAAACTGCAGGAACAGGAGTTCTTCGCCGCTCGCGACCCGGACATCGCGACGGCACCCAACGCGGCGGTGCGCAAACGCTTGATCGCCAAGCTGCCGACCACCAACCCGGCGCTCTACCGCGAGTTTCTCGCCGAGAAGCGACGCGCTGAGGGTGTCTCGCATCTGATGCGCAACTCCGGCCGCTACCCGCTAACAGGTAGGGGGGATATCAACACCTATGCGGTGTTTGCCGAGACCGACCGAAACCTGTTGGGCGGGTGGGGCCGCCTCGGGGTGATCCTGCCGACTGGCATCGCCACCGACGCCACCACCCAGTACTTCTTCAAGGATCTGGTGGTGAACGGGGCTATCGCCAGCCTGTATGACTTCGAGAACGCGAAGCCGCTCTTTGACGGCGTGCACCGCAGCTTCAAGTTCTGCCTGCTGACGCTCGTCGGGCGCGACACCTGCGAGCCGGCGGCCGATTTCGCGTTCTTCGCCCACGATCCCACCGATCTGCAACGCGCCGATACCCGTTTCACGCTGACGCCGGACGAGATCACGCTGCTCAACCCCAACACCGGCACCTGCCCGGTGTTCCGGACGCGCCGGGATGCGGAAATCACCCTCGGCATCTACAAGCGCGTCCCGATCCTCATCCGTGAGGGCGACCCCGACGGAAACCCCTGGGGCATCAAGTTTATGACCATGTTTCACATGTCCAACGACGCGCACTTGTTCCACACGCGCGACGAGCTGGAAGCCGACGGGTGGGTGCTCAACGGCAATGTCTTTGAGCGGGGCAAGGATCGGATGCTTCCGCTGTACGAAGCGAAGATGATCAATATGTATGATCACCGCGCAGCGGATGTTGTGAAGAGTGAGACGGCAGCCAAACGTCAAAATCAACCGCGTTATCTGACGGAAGAGGAGCATCGCGACCCCAGGCGGCTTGCGATTCCCCTGTATTGGGTTGCTTCGGCTGGTGTTCCTGAAACAAAGGAGAACTGGCTGCTGGGATTTCTACGGATCACTAGTCCAACCAATCAGCGGACGTTCATCTCATCTGCATTGCCTCCGGTGGCCGCAGGTGACTCGGTGTTTCTTGCCGAATCGAACGACCAATCTGTCCTTCAAGCTTGCTTCAATTCATTTGCATTCGACTTCATTGCGAGGCAGAAACTTGCGGGCCTGAACATGTTGTTTTACATCGTGAAGCAACTACCTGCCCTTGCGCCTGAACAGCTTGAGTGTTCAGTTCCGTGGGATGGCCATTCTAGCCTTCGCGATTGGATCAATGGTCGTGTGGTCGAGTTGAACTACACGGCTTACGATTTGGAGGTTTTCGCCCGGGCTCTCGGAATCGATGCCCCGCCATACGCTTGGCATTCGTCTCGGCGGGACCACCTGCGGGTCGAACTCGACGCCGCGTTCTTCCACCTCTACGGCATCGAACGCGATGACGTCGACTACATCATGGAGACCTTTCCGATCGTCAAGCGCAAGGACATCGCCGCGTACGGGGAGTACCGCACCAAGCGGTTGATTCTCAAGATCTACGACGCGATGGCCGAGGCTGAGCGAGCCGAGGTTCGCTACGTATCGCCATTCGACGAAGCAACTGACAGCTGAGTCGACCAAGAGGAGGATGCTGAGTGACTGCGGATGAAGTTGTTTCGTTCGGCCGGAAGACCGCGCCACATGTGGAGAAGATCGGCCGTCGCCTGATCGAAGCCGGCTTCGGGTATGACGATTCGCTGCTCACACCCGGACAGGCGATCTGGACCGCCGAGCACCTGGCCGAACTTCAACGTGACTACGTGGACCGGCCCGACATGGGGCCCGACGATTTCTTCGAGAAGCTCGAACAACAGCTGGCCGCGAGCTCACCTGGGGCAATCCAGCTGTTCGCCGAGCTGCTGATCGTCAATGTCCTGCCCCTTACTAACCTCGGCGGGCCACTCAAGGTCAAGCACGTGCGGACGGTTCTCGGCCTCTCCAAACCTTCAGTTGAAATGCCCGCCGACGTTGAGCAGGTGCTGGCGGCCGGCGGGGTTTACCACGGTGGCCAGGCTTTCGGAAATTATCGGTGGAAGCAGCTCGTCTACCTCATCGAAGTGGCCCAGCACTTCAAGGCCCTGCCCCCGCAGCGCAGGGTGGACGCCCTCGCAGATCCGCTGGTATTCAGGGCCGAAGTCGACGCGGTGCCGACCGGCCAAGCCGCGCAGCGTCAATCGTTGCTGTACCTGGCTTTCCCGCAGTTCTTCCTCCCGATCGTGAACGGAACGCAGCGCCGGGCGATCCGAGACGCTTTCGCTCCGCAATACCTGGACCACCCCGTCGATGATGTTGACGTCGACTTGCATGACATCAACGAGGCGATCATGGAGGAGCAGGGTGGTCCTGCCGATCTCTACGCTTCGCCGTGGATTGAGCGCTGGCAAAAGGCCAGCACGCCCCCGCCCACGGACAAGGTTCGACACGCATGGAAAGTGCACGGCTCCAACGTCAAAGGTCAAGACATGGTGCCGCGCTGGCGCAAGAAGGGAACCGTCTCCCTGGCTGCCAGCCTACTACGGCCGATCGATCCGGATGTCACCCGCGAACAGCTGAAGGCATTCGTGGATGAGGACTACCGATCCTCGGGCTACGCCGCGCGGCAGGAAAAGTTCGACGAGTTCTACACCTTCCTTGCCCGCATGCATCCCGGAGATCTGATCGTCACCGTCAGCCAGGGCCAGGTGTACTTCGCCAGTATCACTGGAGACGCCGAGTTCGTGAAGAGCGACGACGGACGGTCCAACCTGCGCCGAACCGTGAAATGGCATGACCGCCCCCTGCTCTGGTCGGATCTGCCCAGCGAGGTGGCGGCGCGGATGAGCGCCCAAGGCGAAGTGCTCGACCTCAGCCAGCACCTCGACACCTTGCTGGCACTGGCCGAACGTCGCGTGCCGACACCGGGCGCATCGTCGTTGAATCTGCCCGATGCATCAGACGATCTGGCGGCGCGCCTACATGTTTCGAGGGAGTGGCTGCAGGAGTGCATCGACTTGCTGCGTGACCGCCCGCAGCTGATCTTCTACGGCCCGCCGGGAACCGGGAAGACTTACGTTGCCAAGGAACTTGCTCGCTACCTGACCGACCAGGCGAACGTCACCATCGTCCAATTCCACCCCGCGTACTCGTATGAAGACTTCTTCGAGGGATACCGGCCGCAGGGCGGGAGCGACGGACAAGTGGGCTTCACCCTCACCCCAGGTCCGCTGCGATCACTCGTCGACCGCGCAACCGAGAATCCCGACGCGGTCTATGTGCTCATTATCGACGAGATCAACCGAGGCAACCTGCCAAAGATCTTCGGCGAGCTGTACTTCCTGCTGGAGTACCGCGACGAGTCGATCGACCTGCTCTACTCGTCGGACACCACCGAGCCGTTCTCGTTGCCGAAGAACATCATCCTGCTCGGCACCATGAACACCGCTGATCGATCGATCGCCCTGGTCGATGCGGCCATCCGCCGACGGTTCGCCTTCCTGCCACTGCACCCGTCAGAGGAACCCACCAGCGGCATCCTGCGTAGTTGGCTCGTCGCCAAGGGCCACGCCGCGGATGTTGCCGACCTGCTGGACGAGCTTAATGCGCGCATCGCTGACAGTGACTTCAAGATC
The genomic region above belongs to Mycolicibacterium sp. HK-90 and contains:
- a CDS encoding McrB family protein, giving the protein MTADEVVSFGRKTAPHVEKIGRRLIEAGFGYDDSLLTPGQAIWTAEHLAELQRDYVDRPDMGPDDFFEKLEQQLAASSPGAIQLFAELLIVNVLPLTNLGGPLKVKHVRTVLGLSKPSVEMPADVEQVLAAGGVYHGGQAFGNYRWKQLVYLIEVAQHFKALPPQRRVDALADPLVFRAEVDAVPTGQAAQRQSLLYLAFPQFFLPIVNGTQRRAIRDAFAPQYLDHPVDDVDVDLHDINEAIMEEQGGPADLYASPWIERWQKASTPPPTDKVRHAWKVHGSNVKGQDMVPRWRKKGTVSLAASLLRPIDPDVTREQLKAFVDEDYRSSGYAARQEKFDEFYTFLARMHPGDLIVTVSQGQVYFASITGDAEFVKSDDGRSNLRRTVKWHDRPLLWSDLPSEVAARMSAQGEVLDLSQHLDTLLALAERRVPTPGASSLNLPDASDDLAARLHVSREWLQECIDLLRDRPQLIFYGPPGTGKTYVAKELARYLTDQANVTIVQFHPAYSYEDFFEGYRPQGGSDGQVGFTLTPGPLRSLVDRATENPDAVYVLIIDEINRGNLPKIFGELYFLLEYRDESIDLLYSSDTTEPFSLPKNIILLGTMNTADRSIALVDAAIRRRFAFLPLHPSEEPTSGILRSWLVAKGHAADVADLLDELNARIADSDFKIGPSYFMRPAVFDGTGKGLERVWRTDILPLMEEHHYGDRNIDVRARYGLDVIRKAVKAKAAAAAGDSGALPPSAGPGTDDTTAADPD
- a CDS encoding DNA methyltransferase codes for the protein MNRGTTTTTFIGVRIEGGLLPADLLAKLVTGTDLPGLSSKDFHLAAGESVRDAANRVWAYLRGAWTGYRDALAGLPDTDAATSLTRERFTLVLLDQLGYGRVPTTGKGGITLGQHSFPVSHHWGAVPIHLLGRIPLDTRSKGVAGAAGASPQSMVQELLNRSNENLWAILANGSTLRLLRDSTSLVGSAYVEFDLEAIFDGDLFADFVLLYTLCHVSRVEVRDPEIGPASCWLEEWRQGAVESGSRALNLLCDGVVDALQTLGAGFLTHPDNGQLRQNLADGIVSVHDVHHALLRVVYRLLFTFVAEDRGALLDPAADPQARQRYLDYFSTGRLRRTARRRRGGRYGDKWQALTLVWRGLGDENGLPELGLPGIGGLFEAGELDFLTDCAVSNEALQSAVRSLSLVREPKSQVLRVVDYRNLGAEELGSIYEALLEFVPRWDPATKVYDLSVASGNQRKDTGSYYTPTSLVESLLDTTLDPVLDDAQKSSDPEAALLRVTVCDPACGSGHFLVGAARRIAKRIAGIRTGDPEPAPEAVRAAMRDVTARCIYGVDVNPLAAELAKVSLWMEALDPGRPLTFLDAQIKVGNALVGVTPKLLADGLPNDAFKPIEGDDRSIAAVLIRQNRAERSAQGSLFDVDMVAANAKLGQQVHRVVELPALSLADVHVQQRRLRAYADSADYRRHRLAADAWCAAFVWPKQAGAPTAITHRCIGALADGENRLSNETRAEVDRLAAEYRFFHWHLEFPHIFPTAAEGVDTVNPATGWAGGFSVVLGNPPWERVKLQEQEFFAARDPDIATAPNAAVRKRLIAKLPTTNPALYREFLAEKRRAEGVSHLMRNSGRYPLTGRGDINTYAVFAETDRNLLGGWGRLGVILPTGIATDATTQYFFKDLVVNGAIASLYDFENAKPLFDGVHRSFKFCLLTLVGRDTCEPAADFAFFAHDPTDLQRADTRFTLTPDEITLLNPNTGTCPVFRTRRDAEITLGIYKRVPILIREGDPDGNPWGIKFMTMFHMSNDAHLFHTRDELEADGWVLNGNVFERGKDRMLPLYEAKMINMYDHRAADVVKSETAAKRQNQPRYLTEEEHRDPRRLAIPLYWVASAGVPETKENWLLGFLRITSPTNQRTFISSALPPVAAGDSVFLAESNDQSVLQACFNSFAFDFIARQKLAGLNMLFYIVKQLPALAPEQLECSVPWDGHSSLRDWINGRVVELNYTAYDLEVFARALGIDAPPYAWHSSRRDHLRVELDAAFFHLYGIERDDVDYIMETFPIVKRKDIAAYGEYRTKRLILKIYDAMAEAERAEVRYVSPFDEATDS
- a CDS encoding helicase-related protein, whose protein sequence is MSARGREWVVLPDSTDDFLVLRPLGGVDDDIAGVLITEGVSAASFPPPLPDDLGDHLSASLLRSAMRIGFRSTAGPFRSLASIAVEPRAYQLVPLMMALRQDVVRLLIADDVGIGKTIEAGLIAGELLKVGDARGLTVLCSPALAEQWQGELREKFGLEAELVLPSTVRRLERGRIGAESIFERYPVTVVSTDFIKSARRRYEFLRTCPDLVIVDEVHTCVADTSTTSSSRTQRYELVRDLAADPTRHLILASATPHSGKEGAFRNLLGLLDPELATVDLEDRRGRERLAKHMVQRRRADIRRYLDEDTPFPKDRLTKEAPYTLSPEYHALFTKVLDYARETVRTGEGGLARRVNWWSALALLRALASSPRAAAQTLRTRAASAAAGSPEEADAIGRAIVLDQSDDEALEAADTTPGADSGDAAGDALTRRLRGFLAEATKLEGKPDKKVAALVKTIKELQAQDCDPIVFCRFIDTAEYVAEQLTAALGKNATVRAVTGTLPPAERVARIEELATTPGRHVLVATDCLSEGVNLQESFQAVVHYDLAWNPTRHEQREGRVDRFGQQADVVRAVTMYGRDNQIDGIVLEVLLRKHEAIRKATGVSVPVPDNSEAVVEALMEGLLLRGQDAEQLSLDLGVQEKQSHLYNQWDSAAERERIAQTKYAQHGIKPEEVAAELRAAREALGTNAEVALFVEEALRSLRSTVTAADSGFTATLGPLPLGLRDALPPRRNDPLHLAEDLPVPRGDAVLTRTDATVEAVAQYVLESALDPNLPAEQRPARRCAVVRTDEVSTRTTLLVVRYRFHLELPSRSGAKQLVAEDVATLAFEGAPAQARWLAPELVKPLLQAKPSGNVPGPQATQFLSRSLDGLPDIVDHLEQHGQQLADRLLDAHRRVRQASAEIVRGLKVRVEPGADVLGVFVFVPPAGGSK